The nucleotide window ACTTTGGCCTGTTCGAACTGACCCGCTGCACGTTAGGTTCCGCGATTGCCGATAGCTGTGGTGTCGATCAGTGCACGGCGAAGGGAGTAAGCGAGTGAGCCGCAAACCTCGAGGCAGTGGCCAGGCTTCTACAGCGCCGCGCCGCGCAAGTGCGCACCTTCTCCCCACGTTGATCGACCGATTGCGCGATGACGCGCCTCATCGGCAGGTTGAAACAGCTCATGAATATGCGGTCACGCCTACCCGGATGCGCGACATCATTCAACGCGATCTTACGTTTTTGCTCAATGCGACGAGCATTGAAGATCTGATCGATCGCAAGCGCTATCCACATGCGGCAGCGTCTACGGTTAATTTTGGCGTGCGGCCTCTCGCGGGCGCGTTTACCGCGTCGCGTCGGTGGACCGAGATCGAGAAAAGCATTCTCCACGCTATTGGCGATTTCGAGCCGCGTCTTGTTCCTGGATCGGTGCGCATCGTGCCGTTGACGGAGGCCGACGGCAACGCTCACTACAACGAATTGGCGTTTGAGATTCGCGGCACTATCCGCATGGATCCTTATCCGCTCGAATTTCTCGTGCAGAGTTCGCTCGACCTCGAATCGAGCCGTTTATATACGAACGCCCGCTAATTTGAGGATGCTCGAATGGACCCGCGATTGCTCGATTACTACAATCAGGAACTCCTGTACATGCGCGAACTCGCGAGCGAGTTCGCGCAGATGCATCCGAAGATCGCGAGGCGCCTCGGCATGCAGGCGGGGGAGGTCGCCGACCCCTACGTCGAACGGCTCATCGAGTCGTTCAGCTTTATGGCTGCACGAATGCAATTGAAGCTCGATGCGGAATTTCCGCGATTTACAGGGCGATTGCTCGAGGTTGTCTACCCGAACTATGTCGCGCCGACGCCGTCGATGGCGGTGGTCCGCTTTCATCCTAGCCAGACACAAGGCAATCTGATCGAGGGCTTTCACGTTCCGCGTGCGACCACGTTGACGGGCGCGGCGCCGGTGGGCGAACAGACAACATGTGAGTTCCGCACCAGTCAACCTGTCACGCTGTATCCGCTCGAGATCGTCGAGGCGCGACTGACAGGCATTCCACCCGATATTCCGATGCTTGACCGCTATGTGCCACCCGATACGCAGATACGCGGCGCATTGCGCTTGCGGTTGCGCACGACAGGTGAGGTGAGAGTCGCGGCTCTTCGTGGGCTCGACCGTCTGCCTGTCTATCTTGCGGGTGACGAACAGGTCGCATCGCAATTGTTCGAACTGCTTCATGCAGCGGGTGTGGCGTCGATCACCGGCGAACCTGGCGCGTTCTCCGATCCGGACCGGCCATTCTCGGCTGTCATGCAGGATGCCGTCATGCATGAGGGGTTAGGTATCGATCAGGGGCTTTTGCCGCTTGTCTGGTCTAAATTCCATGGTCACAACCTGCTGCATGAATATTTCGCTTGCCCGAGCCGCTTTTACTTCTTTACGTTGACAGGTCTGCAAAAGGGGCTGCAAAAGGCGAAAGGGAACGGGCTTGAAATTGTCGTGCTGCTCGATCAGCTTCCCCAAAAGCTGACCGGACTGGTCGATGAATCGCGCTTTGCGTTGTTCTGTACGCCTGTCATCAACCTGTTTCCCCGCGGAATTGAACGTATCGAACTGAACAAGGCAAGCACCGACTTTCATCTGGTGCCCAAACGGCTCGCTCCGCTCGACTATGAGGTCTATGCCGTCAACTCCCTGACGGCGCAGGCCGGCAAGGAAACCGCAGCACTCGAATTCCGGCCGTTGTACCAGACATTGAACAACGACGAAGGCAATCACGGCCGATATTTCTCGCTGCGGCGCGAGCGTCGGCTGATGTCCGATTCGGCACGCCGCTATGGCACACGCACACCCTACGTCGGAACCGAAGTGTTCGTGTCGCTGGTTGACCAGCACGACGCGCCGTATCACGAGGGAATGCGCTATCTGTCGGTCGACGCATGGCTGACCAATCGCGACTTGCCGAACCTGTTGCCGCGCAACGGTATCGACGATCTCAAAATCGCTGCATCGTTCCCGGTCACGGGAGTCGGACTGATCCGCGCTCCGAGTACGCCGCGCGCGCCGTTTGCGGAGCATGAAACAGCATGGAGGCTGATCCGGCA belongs to Paraburkholderia sp. SOS3 and includes:
- the tssF gene encoding type VI secretion system baseplate subunit TssF; this encodes MDPRLLDYYNQELLYMRELASEFAQMHPKIARRLGMQAGEVADPYVERLIESFSFMAARMQLKLDAEFPRFTGRLLEVVYPNYVAPTPSMAVVRFHPSQTQGNLIEGFHVPRATTLTGAAPVGEQTTCEFRTSQPVTLYPLEIVEARLTGIPPDIPMLDRYVPPDTQIRGALRLRLRTTGEVRVAALRGLDRLPVYLAGDEQVASQLFELLHAAGVASITGEPGAFSDPDRPFSAVMQDAVMHEGLGIDQGLLPLVWSKFHGHNLLHEYFACPSRFYFFTLTGLQKGLQKAKGNGLEIVVLLDQLPQKLTGLVDESRFALFCTPVINLFPRGIERIELNKASTDFHLVPKRLAPLDYEVYAVNSLTAQAGKETAALEFRPLYQTLNNDEGNHGRYFSLRRERRLMSDSARRYGTRTPYVGTEVFVSLVDQHDAPYHEGMRYLSVDAWLTNRDLPNLLPRNGIDDLKIAASFPVTGVGLIRAPSTPRAPFAEHETAWRLIRQLNFNYLPLEDMDHRPGGQGLRDMLRLFLSTDDTGLQHQVQSLVGVKTRPVARKLPGNGPLVFGRGIECQLTVDEGGFSGTSPYLFGLILEHYLARHVSINSFTQTELHSMQRGRVMRWPVRIGARGVA
- the tssE gene encoding type VI secretion system baseplate subunit TssE gives rise to the protein MSRKPRGSGQASTAPRRASAHLLPTLIDRLRDDAPHRQVETAHEYAVTPTRMRDIIQRDLTFLLNATSIEDLIDRKRYPHAAASTVNFGVRPLAGAFTASRRWTEIEKSILHAIGDFEPRLVPGSVRIVPLTEADGNAHYNELAFEIRGTIRMDPYPLEFLVQSSLDLESSRLYTNAR